A region from the Gavia stellata isolate bGavSte3 chromosome 12, bGavSte3.hap2, whole genome shotgun sequence genome encodes:
- the SSUH2 gene encoding protein SSUH2 homolog produces the protein MQHSVPPMTEAVARRALLRFVASRCCYGRRAAGELAIRRLRQLGTYRYRLETFSESRLSEWAFEPFTNHVGSVPGPGAARAPRDAPLDPWDVEVGAPPPFQGQTRRCRMPHSALVRDCHRCRGHGRSKCGVCHGAGRTRCVTCKGSRQRLKQQKRCQLCSGTGRKRCNTCSGRGSKTCATCQGEKKLQHFKQLVITWKNNVFEFVSEHHLNFPGELLSKVSGENIFKDENVVVYPIIDFPEPEISLASQRAIAEHSAAFATSSRILRQRQTIELIPITEVHYQYSGKPYLYYIYGLENKVYALDYPERCCCGCTIV, from the exons ATGCAGCACAG CGTGCCCCCGATGACAGAGGCAGTGGCCAGGCGAGCCCTCCTGCGCTTCGTGGCCTCCCGATGCTGCTACGGGCGCAGAGCGGCAGGAGAGCTGGCCATCCGGCGGCTGCGGCAGCTGGGGACCTACCGA TATCGACTGGAGACGTTCAGTGAGTCGAGGTTAAGCGAGTGGGCATTCGAGCCCTTCACCA ACCATGTAGGGTCGGTCCCTGGT cctggAGCGGCCAGAGCCCCCAGGGATGCCCCCCTGGACCCCTGGGATGTGGAGGTCGGGGCCCCCCCACCCTTCCAGGGCCAGACGCGGCGCTGCCGGATGCCCCACTCGGCACTGGTCAGG GACTGTCACAGATGCCGTGGTCACGGCCGGTCCAAGTGCGGGGTGTGCCACGGGGCAGGTCGG ACGAGGTGTGTAACGTGCAAGGGATCCCGACAGAGGctaaagcagcagaagagatgcCAACTTTGTTCAGGTACAGGTCGCAAAAG GTGCAATACCTGTTCTGGCCGGGGCAGCAAGACCTGCGCGACCTGTCAGGGCGAGAAAAAGCTCCAACATTTCAAGCAGCTGGTGATAACATG GAAGAACAATGTCTTTGAATTTGTTTCTGAGCATCATCTGAACTTCCCAGGAGAGCTGCTCAGCAAAGTCAGTGGAGAGAATAtatttaaagatgaaaatgtGGTG GTGTACCCCATCATCGACTTTCCTGAGCCCGAGATCTCCCTGGCCTCCCAGCGAGCCATCGCAGAGCACAGTGCGGCGTTTGCCACGTCCTCCCGCATCCTCCGGCAG cgTCAGACAATTGAGCTAATCCCCATCACGGAAGTTCACTACCAGTATTCAGGGAAGCCTTACCTCTACTACATCTACGGGCTCGAGAACAAGGTGTATGCGCTGGACTACCCCGAGAGGTGCTGCTGCGGCTGCACCATCGTCTGA